One Mesorhizobium sp. L-2-11 genomic region harbors:
- a CDS encoding TetR family transcriptional regulator — MHDTLDTTADLVRQENVARILDCAERLFRHYGYGKTNVADIARELGMSTANIYRFVASKVEIHQAVCGRMIATCYQLSYDACHSPGTASERLRRYALTHYQWTRDTMLDQEKVHEMVVVAIERDWHVIEKHIDRIRGLVEEVIREGIAAGEFADQDPEVASRCFGAAIITLCHPQMVAQCLAKNNRAMPDELIEFALRALKK; from the coding sequence ATGCATGACACCCTCGACACGACGGCTGACCTGGTCCGGCAGGAGAATGTCGCGCGCATCCTGGATTGCGCAGAGCGACTGTTCCGCCACTACGGCTACGGCAAGACCAATGTCGCGGACATAGCCCGTGAACTCGGCATGTCGACGGCCAACATATACCGTTTCGTCGCCTCCAAGGTCGAAATCCACCAGGCCGTTTGCGGCCGCATGATCGCTACCTGCTACCAACTGAGCTACGACGCCTGCCATAGTCCCGGAACGGCCAGCGAAAGGCTTCGCCGCTACGCGCTAACGCACTATCAGTGGACCCGCGACACCATGCTCGACCAGGAGAAGGTGCACGAAATGGTCGTCGTCGCCATCGAGCGCGATTGGCATGTCATCGAGAAGCATATCGACAGGATCCGCGGCTTGGTCGAGGAGGTGATCCGCGAGGGGATCGCGGCCGGCGAGTTTGCCGACCAGGACCCGGAAGTCGCTTCGCGGTGTTTCGGCGCCGCTATCATCACCCTTTGTCACCCGCAGATGGTCGCCCAGTGCCTTGCCAAGAACAACCGGGCGATGCCGGACGAGCTTATCGAGTTTGCCCTCAGGGCTTTGAAGAAATGA
- a CDS encoding VOC family protein produces MAVLRIVSNIATDSIPDVRKFYTDLFGLDAVMDHGWLVTLASSETTVPQISIASEGGSGTPVPDLSIEVDNVDAVYLRANEIGCRVVYDLTDEPWGVRRFFIADPTGKLLNVLSHLR; encoded by the coding sequence ATGGCCGTCCTGCGCATCGTCTCGAACATCGCAACAGACAGCATTCCGGATGTTCGGAAGTTCTATACCGACCTGTTCGGGCTCGATGCCGTCATGGATCACGGGTGGCTCGTCACGCTGGCATCCAGCGAAACCACCGTCCCCCAGATCAGCATCGCCAGCGAGGGCGGCTCAGGCACCCCGGTGCCAGACTTGTCGATCGAGGTCGACAATGTCGACGCGGTTTACCTTCGCGCGAACGAGATCGGTTGCAGGGTGGTCTATGATTTGACCGACGAACCGTGGGGCGTAAGACGTTTCTTCATTGCCGACCCGACCGGCAAGCTGCTCAACGTGCTCTCGCATCTCCGCTAG
- a CDS encoding PhzF family phenazine biosynthesis protein, with product MRLSEETMSRTIPFHFVDVFAVEPLTGNSLAVVDCGAELALELMQNIAREFNQSETTFVLPATLADADWKLRSFTPKGVEVFGAGGHNTLGAWWWLAAAGRLELGDGPTWFRQQIGDLVYPLAIWQSQGKLEKVVMQQGAPVAGRQISNLGALATALGLNTEEITDVVPCQVVSTGAAHLLVPIRDRQAVDRISPDSKQLFDLLNEAGGEGCYVFSLDPLQPGTTAYARFFNPTVGIAEDPATGTAAGPLAAHLVAYGLAQPGAIKVEQGTALGRTSIIEVDVDVGSVSVSGRGIVVASGAFSI from the coding sequence TTGCGGCTCTCGGAAGAAACCATGAGCAGAACAATCCCATTTCATTTCGTCGATGTCTTCGCGGTAGAGCCGCTGACCGGAAATTCACTGGCGGTGGTCGATTGCGGTGCCGAATTGGCGCTCGAGCTCATGCAGAACATTGCACGTGAGTTCAACCAGTCTGAGACCACTTTTGTCCTACCGGCGACCCTGGCGGACGCCGATTGGAAATTGCGCTCTTTCACGCCGAAAGGCGTAGAGGTTTTCGGTGCAGGCGGTCACAACACGCTGGGGGCCTGGTGGTGGCTCGCTGCCGCGGGGCGGCTCGAGCTGGGCGATGGCCCAACATGGTTTCGCCAACAGATCGGCGACTTGGTATATCCATTGGCCATCTGGCAAAGCCAGGGGAAACTCGAAAAGGTCGTTATGCAGCAAGGAGCCCCGGTGGCCGGCCGGCAGATCTCAAATCTTGGCGCTCTTGCCACGGCACTTGGCCTAAACACTGAAGAAATAACGGACGTCGTGCCTTGCCAGGTGGTCTCGACCGGTGCTGCCCATCTCCTGGTGCCTATCCGCGATCGCCAAGCCGTCGACCGGATTTCGCCTGACTCCAAACAGCTTTTCGACCTGCTCAACGAGGCCGGCGGGGAAGGCTGCTACGTCTTCTCACTTGATCCACTACAGCCCGGAACCACAGCGTACGCACGGTTTTTCAACCCGACTGTCGGCATTGCCGAGGATCCGGCAACCGGTACGGCGGCTGGTCCGCTCGCCGCACATCTGGTTGCATATGGTCTTGCACAGCCCGGCGCAATCAAGGTCGAGCAAGGCACGGCGCTCGGACGAACCAGCATCATTGAAGTAGATGTAGATGTCGGCTCAGTGAGCGTTTCTGGGCGCGGCATCGTGGTGGCGAGCGGGGCGTTTTCGATCTAG
- a CDS encoding acyl-CoA synthetase, producing the protein MGNPYEQDLGRNPANHQPLTPLSYLERAARTFPDHVAIIHGRQRTTYRDFWRRSLKLASALHRHGIGKGDTVTVMLSNTPPMLEAHFGVPMTRAVLHSLNTRLDAAVIAFQLDHAETKVMVVDREFANVVGEALALAKVKPLVIDYDDPEYPTDAPYPKGEPIGSLDYETFVAGGDEDFAWSMPDDEWDAISLNYTSGTTGNPKGVVYHHRGAALMAYANTIHAGMGKHAVYLWTLPMFHCNGWCFPWTLAVQAGTHVCLRWVRPKPIYDAIADHGVTHLCGAPVVMSVLINASDEDKRQFPQTVTFNTAAAPPPEAVLSGMADAGFAVTHLYGLTETYGPAVVNEWHGEWDGLEKGLRVARKARQGVRYAALEDLTVIDPETMEETPADGETIGEVMFRGNIVMKGYLKNRKATDEAFAGGWFHSGDLGVMHPDGYIQLKDRSKDIIISGGENISSVEVEEALYKHGAVASCGVVARPDDKWGEVPVAYVELKPGRTATEVEIIDHCRALLARFKVPKAVIFAEIPKTSTGKIQKFRLREMAKG; encoded by the coding sequence ATGGGCAATCCCTACGAACAGGATCTCGGCAGGAATCCAGCCAACCACCAGCCGCTGACGCCGCTCAGCTATCTGGAGCGGGCGGCAAGGACTTTTCCCGACCATGTCGCGATCATCCATGGTCGCCAGCGCACGACCTATCGCGATTTCTGGCGGCGGTCGCTGAAGCTTGCCTCGGCGCTGCACAGGCACGGCATCGGCAAGGGCGACACCGTCACCGTCATGCTGTCCAACACCCCGCCGATGCTGGAAGCGCATTTCGGCGTGCCGATGACCAGGGCGGTGCTGCATTCGCTCAACACCCGCCTCGATGCCGCGGTCATCGCCTTTCAGCTCGACCATGCCGAAACCAAGGTGATGGTCGTCGATCGCGAATTTGCAAATGTCGTCGGCGAGGCGCTGGCGCTGGCTAAGGTAAAACCGCTGGTCATCGACTATGACGATCCCGAATACCCCACTGACGCGCCCTATCCCAAGGGCGAGCCGATCGGCTCGCTCGATTACGAGACCTTCGTCGCGGGCGGCGACGAGGATTTCGCCTGGTCGATGCCGGACGACGAATGGGACGCGATCTCGCTCAACTACACTTCCGGCACGACAGGCAATCCAAAGGGCGTCGTCTACCATCATCGCGGTGCGGCGCTGATGGCCTATGCCAACACTATCCACGCCGGGATGGGCAAGCATGCCGTCTATCTGTGGACGCTGCCGATGTTCCACTGCAATGGCTGGTGCTTTCCGTGGACGCTGGCCGTGCAGGCCGGCACCCATGTCTGCCTGCGCTGGGTGCGGCCGAAGCCGATCTACGACGCCATCGCCGACCACGGGGTCACCCATCTGTGCGGCGCGCCGGTGGTGATGTCGGTGCTGATCAACGCCAGCGACGAGGACAAGCGGCAATTTCCGCAGACGGTCACCTTCAACACCGCCGCGGCACCTCCGCCGGAAGCGGTGCTGTCGGGCATGGCCGATGCGGGTTTTGCCGTCACCCACCTCTATGGCCTGACCGAGACCTATGGCCCCGCGGTCGTCAACGAATGGCATGGCGAGTGGGATGGGCTCGAAAAAGGCCTCAGGGTGGCGAGGAAGGCCAGGCAAGGCGTGCGCTATGCCGCGCTCGAGGATCTGACGGTGATCGACCCGGAGACGATGGAGGAGACACCGGCCGATGGCGAGACGATCGGCGAGGTCATGTTCCGTGGCAACATCGTCATGAAGGGCTATCTGAAGAACCGCAAGGCGACCGACGAGGCCTTCGCCGGCGGCTGGTTCCATTCGGGCGACCTTGGCGTCATGCATCCCGACGGCTACATCCAGCTCAAGGACCGCTCCAAGGACATCATCATTTCCGGCGGCGAGAACATCTCCTCGGTCGAAGTCGAGGAGGCGCTCTACAAGCACGGCGCCGTCGCCTCCTGCGGCGTCGTCGCCAGGCCCGACGACAAATGGGGCGAGGTCCCGGTCGCCTATGTCGAGCTGAAGCCGGGCAGGACGGCGACCGAGGTCGAGATCATCGACCACTGCCGCGCGCTGCTCGCCCGCTTCAAGGTGCCGAAAGCGGTGATCTTCGCCGAAATCCCAAAGACCTCAACCGGCAAGATCCAGAAGTTCCGGCTGAGGGAGATGGCGAAGGGGTAG
- a CDS encoding type II toxin-antitoxin system RelE/ParE family toxin, whose translation MLPSVQTDLVNIFEYVARESGSLVLGRRFVNALRQKCRDLASLQATIGRARPDLRPDIRSFAFRGYVIFFRYDGDCFEVANIIEGHRDIGALWSEGEGGQGRQE comes from the coding sequence ATGTTGCCGTCGGTACAGACAGATTTGGTCAATATCTTTGAATACGTCGCTCGCGAAAGCGGGAGCTTGGTGCTTGGCCGGCGTTTTGTGAATGCGCTGCGCCAGAAATGCCGCGATCTGGCAAGCTTGCAGGCGACGATCGGTCGTGCTCGTCCCGATCTCCGGCCGGACATCCGGAGTTTCGCTTTCCGGGGGTATGTCATTTTCTTCCGCTATGATGGAGATTGCTTCGAGGTGGCGAACATCATCGAAGGGCATCGCGATATCGGTGCTTTATGGTCAGAAGGTGAAGGCGGACAGGGGCGACAGGAGTAG
- a CDS encoding type II toxin-antitoxin system ParD family antitoxin, which yields MNVSLGERWETFVSNIVKRGRYGSASEVVREGLRLVEEREEKLKALRAMLDKSFAADGEATEQDIDAALEAKAEQLAKEGL from the coding sequence ATGAACGTCTCATTGGGTGAGCGCTGGGAAACTTTTGTCTCCAACATAGTCAAGCGGGGCCGCTACGGCTCTGCCAGCGAAGTCGTGCGCGAGGGCTTACGCCTGGTCGAAGAACGCGAGGAAAAGCTGAAGGCGCTACGTGCCATGCTGGACAAGTCGTTTGCTGCTGACGGCGAAGCGACTGAGCAGGATATTGACGCGGCTTTGGAAGCCAAGGCTGAGCAACTCGCAAAGGAAGGCCTCTAG
- a CDS encoding sugar-binding transcriptional regulator has translation MAIRPAEQLIHKAAWLYYAHGLRQDQVANQLKISRASVAMYLRKARETGIVNISTSTQLFTDDVMARKLEDAFKLDAVWIAPENGHVADPSTDIAVLAASVFLELIKKGDRIGVAWGRTIYTIADIMSYADLQDVTVVQLCGNLGAPYSYRPDQCTMEIARRLNAKGLNFYAPLVLTTEELARGLRAEPVIGEQLSGISACNLALYSVGTVDADSHVVKCGALTVSEMEVLRRAGAAGVIAGQIIDSQGKALDCSYNRRIISAELSSLRKIEKRLVVVQEDSKFGPLVAAIAGGLCTHLVVGARMARRLLDHARPAAEKVA, from the coding sequence ATGGCGATCCGACCGGCAGAACAGCTTATTCACAAGGCCGCCTGGCTCTACTATGCCCACGGCTTGCGCCAGGACCAGGTGGCCAACCAGCTCAAGATTTCCCGCGCCTCGGTCGCCATGTATCTGCGCAAGGCGCGCGAGACCGGCATCGTAAACATCTCGACCTCGACCCAGCTGTTCACGGACGATGTCATGGCGCGCAAGCTCGAAGACGCATTCAAGCTCGATGCCGTCTGGATCGCGCCGGAAAACGGCCATGTCGCCGATCCGTCGACCGACATCGCGGTGCTGGCGGCCAGCGTCTTTCTCGAGCTGATCAAGAAGGGTGATCGCATTGGCGTCGCCTGGGGAAGGACCATCTATACGATCGCCGACATCATGTCCTATGCCGACCTGCAGGATGTCACGGTGGTGCAACTCTGCGGCAATCTGGGAGCCCCCTATTCCTACCGGCCCGACCAATGCACCATGGAAATCGCCCGCCGGCTCAATGCCAAGGGACTCAATTTCTATGCGCCGCTGGTGCTGACGACAGAGGAATTGGCGCGCGGCCTGCGCGCCGAGCCGGTGATCGGCGAGCAGTTGTCGGGCATCAGTGCGTGCAATCTGGCGCTTTACTCGGTCGGCACCGTCGACGCCGACAGCCATGTCGTCAAATGCGGCGCGCTGACTGTCAGCGAAATGGAGGTGCTGCGCCGTGCCGGGGCTGCCGGCGTCATCGCCGGGCAGATCATCGACTCGCAAGGCAAAGCGCTCGACTGCAGCTATAACCGGCGGATCATTTCGGCGGAGCTGTCATCGCTGCGCAAGATCGAAAAGCGTCTCGTGGTGGTGCAGGAGGACAGCAAGTTCGGACCGCTGGTGGCGGCGATCGCGGGTGGGCTGTGCACGCATCTGGTGGTCGGCGCGCGGATGGCGCGACGGCTGCTCGACCATGCCAGACCGGCGGCGGAAAAGGTCGCCTAG
- a CDS encoding bifunctional aldolase/short-chain dehydrogenase: MKNLWNDGDAETLVADYATKGVARDLALRVYTTRLLGGEPRLVLHGGGNTSCKTKATDLVGDEWEVLCVKGSGWDMGVIEPQGLPAVKLGALLKARSLKKLSDEDMVALQRANLIDPSSPNPSVETLLHAFLPHKFVDHTHSTAILAIVDQDDSEALSKKVFGSKMGFVPYIMPGFDLAKAAADVFDADPTVEGLILDKHGIFTFGDDAKQAYDRMIHYVNVAEDFIASHGKPRSEKAALPARLAKPAEIAPMLRGAVAVSRGEGRFDRMISDFRTSEAIVDFINSAKIADYAGRGVSTPDLSIRIKTGPMALPAPDADKIGDYKSVIRQHVEKFAGDYRAYFETNDALDDVKRTMLDQMPRLTLVPGLGMFGHGRTLKDAKIASDVGEMWIEAVRGAEAIGDFHPLSKADLFPLEYWSLEQAKLASNKPKPLTGQVVLVTGGAGAIGAATAKLFADNGAHAVVVDLDAARATEAAKKAGNGSIGVGADITDPAQMRAAFDKAVAVYGGLDILVSNAGAAWDGRIGELDDATLRKSFELNFFAHQSAAQNAVRIMLEQGTGGVLLFNTSKQAINPGPKFGAYGMPKAATLFLSRQYAVDYGAHGIRSNAVNADRIRSGLLTNAMIASRSSARGVSEKEYMAGNLLGQEVTAEDVAQAFLHSALAERTTANVTTVDGGNIAAALR, encoded by the coding sequence ATGAAGAACCTGTGGAATGACGGCGACGCGGAGACGCTGGTTGCCGACTATGCAACAAAGGGTGTGGCCCGCGACCTGGCGCTGCGCGTCTACACGACCAGGCTACTGGGCGGCGAACCGCGGCTTGTCCTGCATGGCGGCGGCAACACATCGTGCAAAACAAAGGCCACTGACCTCGTCGGGGACGAATGGGAGGTGCTCTGCGTCAAGGGCAGCGGCTGGGACATGGGCGTCATCGAGCCGCAGGGCCTGCCGGCGGTCAAGCTCGGCGCGCTGCTTAAGGCGCGGTCGCTCAAAAAACTCTCCGACGAAGACATGGTGGCGCTGCAGCGGGCGAACCTGATCGATCCGTCTTCGCCCAACCCTTCGGTCGAGACGCTGCTGCACGCCTTCCTGCCGCATAAATTCGTCGACCATACGCACTCGACCGCCATTCTCGCCATTGTCGACCAGGACGACAGCGAGGCGCTGAGCAAGAAGGTCTTCGGCAGCAAGATGGGGTTCGTGCCCTACATCATGCCCGGCTTCGACCTGGCGAAGGCGGCTGCCGATGTCTTTGACGCCGACCCGACGGTCGAAGGCCTGATCCTCGACAAGCATGGCATTTTCACCTTCGGCGACGATGCCAAGCAGGCTTACGACCGGATGATCCATTATGTGAACGTCGCCGAGGATTTCATCGCCAGCCACGGCAAGCCGCGCAGCGAGAAAGCCGCCTTGCCGGCCAGGCTGGCGAAGCCTGCGGAGATTGCGCCGATGCTGCGCGGCGCGGTCGCGGTATCGCGCGGCGAAGGCCGCTTCGATCGCATGATCAGCGACTTCCGCACCTCGGAAGCGATCGTCGATTTCATCAATTCGGCAAAAATTGCCGACTATGCCGGGCGCGGCGTGTCGACGCCCGACCTGTCGATCCGCATCAAGACCGGACCCATGGCGCTGCCGGCGCCCGACGCGGACAAGATCGGCGACTATAAGTCCGTCATTCGCCAACACGTCGAAAAATTCGCCGGGGATTATCGCGCCTACTTCGAAACCAACGACGCGCTCGACGATGTGAAGCGTACTATGCTCGACCAGATGCCGCGGCTGACGCTGGTGCCGGGGCTCGGCATGTTCGGCCATGGCCGCACGCTGAAGGATGCGAAGATCGCCTCCGACGTCGGGGAGATGTGGATCGAAGCGGTGCGCGGCGCTGAAGCAATCGGCGATTTCCATCCACTGTCCAAAGCCGACCTGTTCCCGCTCGAATACTGGTCGCTGGAACAAGCCAAGCTCGCCTCCAACAAGCCGAAGCCACTGACCGGCCAGGTTGTGCTGGTCACCGGCGGCGCCGGCGCGATCGGTGCCGCGACGGCAAAACTGTTCGCCGACAACGGCGCGCATGCGGTCGTTGTCGATCTCGACGCGGCAAGGGCGACGGAGGCGGCAAAAAAGGCCGGCAACGGCTCAATCGGCGTCGGCGCCGACATCACCGACCCGGCACAGATGCGCGCTGCCTTCGACAAGGCGGTCGCCGTCTACGGCGGCCTCGACATCCTCGTCTCGAATGCCGGTGCGGCCTGGGACGGCAGGATCGGCGAACTCGACGACGCCACTTTGCGCAAGAGCTTCGAACTCAATTTCTTCGCCCACCAGTCGGCGGCGCAGAACGCAGTGCGCATCATGCTCGAGCAAGGCACCGGCGGCGTGCTTTTGTTCAACACTTCCAAGCAGGCGATCAATCCAGGTCCGAAGTTCGGCGCCTATGGTATGCCAAAGGCGGCGACGCTTTTCCTGTCCAGGCAATACGCCGTCGACTACGGCGCCCATGGCATCCGCTCAAACGCCGTCAACGCCGACCGCATCCGTTCGGGGCTGTTGACCAACGCGATGATCGCCAGCCGTTCGAGCGCCCGCGGCGTGTCGGAAAAGGAATATATGGCGGGCAATCTGCTCGGGCAGGAAGTGACGGCCGAA